A genome region from Hymenobacter chitinivorans DSM 11115 includes the following:
- a CDS encoding nuclear transport factor 2 family protein translates to MAEQLQVITNFLSLSESLEIDPASYAEVLHPDVEQVEFPNLLNRSIQRRSFAEILDNIRAGRELLVNPHFELQRAHHCPDGSVVVEAYWRATLTSDIGPLVRGQQLAAQFCMVFELVENKIIKQRTYNCFDPF, encoded by the coding sequence ATGGCCGAGCAACTGCAAGTCATCACAAATTTTTTGAGCTTAAGTGAATCACTGGAAATAGACCCGGCATCGTACGCGGAGGTATTGCATCCTGACGTTGAGCAGGTTGAGTTTCCAAACTTGCTAAATCGCAGCATTCAGCGGCGGTCTTTCGCGGAAATCTTGGATAACATTCGTGCCGGACGAGAGCTGCTGGTGAACCCGCATTTCGAATTGCAGCGGGCCCATCACTGCCCGGACGGTAGTGTTGTGGTGGAAGCATACTGGCGGGCCACGTTGACCAGTGATATTGGTCCGCTGGTACGGGGGCAGCAGCTGGCGGCGCAATTCTGCATGGTGTTCGAGCTAGTGGAAAACAAGATTATCAAGCAGCGTACCTATAACTGCTTTGATCCTTTTTAA
- a CDS encoding MFS transporter, with the protein MSSGPIIPLEGKATLGTPLKYALFRAIWIASVVSNIGTWMQNVAGVWLVTTLTTSALLVALMQTATSLPAFLLSMPAGAMGDLIDRRRLLLLTQGFMAVVAFVLGGLTLLGEISAFGVLAFTFLLGIGAALNAPVWQTVTTELVPRPVLPFAITLNGVSNNIARAIGPAVGGLIIAYYSPGWVFLVNGLSFLGTYAVVFSWKRNEEASSGPAENFAGALRAGLRYVQYSPAIYAVLFRTFAFSFGASAMWGLLSVVIGHKLNLSSGTYGVMLSWLGAGAITGALLMGRAGDKLNFNQRVLLGTLVFVGTNVCLAFVTVVYWLYPVMFLSGIAWLMVMTSFSTTVQLHVPKWVQARVVSMYMLVFQAGLSLGSIVWGELADRASLEIALLTTAAWMLVSMLLAIPFPMRSAEGLDLAPAEHWPDPAVQSSIDPDDGPVVVMIEYEVETADLPAFRQAVARLTRLRLRDGALRAGVFSDVADARRITEFFYVATWGEHQRQHHRFTKEDQAVEAQVRQLHTGPQPPRVTHFLAFPKTPNVEVATPYETMEGPQ; encoded by the coding sequence ATGAGTTCTGGTCCTATTATCCCCTTGGAGGGCAAGGCAACGCTGGGGACGCCGCTGAAGTACGCCCTGTTTCGAGCCATCTGGATTGCATCGGTGGTATCTAACATTGGAACTTGGATGCAAAATGTGGCGGGGGTGTGGCTTGTCACGACGCTGACTACCTCGGCTTTGCTAGTGGCGCTAATGCAGACAGCGACCAGCTTGCCAGCGTTTTTGCTCAGCATGCCTGCCGGCGCCATGGGAGACCTAATTGACCGGCGGCGGCTGCTACTGCTGACGCAAGGCTTCATGGCGGTGGTGGCTTTCGTGCTCGGGGGGCTCACGCTACTCGGTGAAATATCGGCCTTCGGGGTCTTAGCTTTTACTTTTCTGCTGGGAATCGGGGCAGCGCTGAACGCGCCGGTATGGCAAACGGTAACCACGGAGCTGGTACCCCGGCCGGTGCTGCCTTTTGCCATTACGCTAAATGGGGTCAGCAACAACATTGCCCGCGCCATTGGGCCGGCGGTAGGAGGGCTTATTATTGCGTATTACTCGCCGGGCTGGGTTTTCTTGGTGAACGGGTTGTCGTTTCTGGGCACCTACGCCGTGGTGTTTTCGTGGAAGCGCAACGAGGAAGCCAGCAGCGGACCCGCTGAAAACTTTGCCGGGGCCCTACGGGCGGGGCTGCGCTACGTGCAGTATTCGCCGGCCATTTACGCCGTGCTGTTTCGCACGTTTGCCTTTTCCTTCGGGGCCAGTGCCATGTGGGGGCTACTGTCGGTGGTTATTGGGCACAAGCTGAATTTGAGCTCGGGCACTTACGGCGTGATGTTGTCGTGGCTGGGAGCAGGGGCCATAACGGGGGCCTTGCTGATGGGCCGAGCCGGTGACAAGCTGAATTTCAACCAGCGGGTACTGCTTGGAACCTTGGTTTTTGTGGGCACTAACGTATGCTTGGCCTTCGTGACGGTGGTGTACTGGCTATACCCGGTGATGTTCCTGTCGGGAATAGCGTGGCTGATGGTGATGACCAGCTTTAGCACCACTGTGCAGCTACACGTGCCCAAGTGGGTACAGGCCCGGGTAGTGAGCATGTACATGCTCGTGTTTCAGGCGGGACTGTCGCTGGGCAGTATCGTATGGGGTGAGTTGGCGGATCGGGCTTCCCTGGAAATTGCTTTGCTAACTACGGCCGCCTGGATGCTGGTGAGCATGTTGCTGGCCATTCCATTTCCGATGCGCTCGGCGGAAGGGCTGGATTTGGCTCCGGCCGAACACTGGCCCGACCCCGCGGTGCAGAGCAGCATTGACCCGGACGATGGGCCGGTGGTGGTAATGATTGAATACGAAGTAGAAACCGCCGACTTACCCGCATTTCGGCAGGCTGTGGCGCGCCTTACCCGGCTGCGGCTGCGGGATGGGGCGTTGCGGGCCGGCGTATTTTCGGACGTAGCTGATGCCAGGCGCATTACCGAGTTTTTCTACGTGGCCACCTGGGGAGAGCATCAGCGCCAGCACCACCGGTTTACCAAGGAAGACCAAGCCGTAGAGGCCCAGGTCCGGCAGTTGCACACGGGCCCGCAGCCGCCCCGGGTTACGCACTTCCTGGCTTTCCCCAAAACCCCGAACGTGGAAGTGGCCACGCCCTACGAAACGATGGAAGGGCCGCAATAA
- a CDS encoding TPM domain-containing protein — MPRLLFLVWAFLAAILAGPAWAAPADDIPPRPTPFRFVTDQGQLLSPAEAKTLEGGLRRYADNTGTQIVVVTVPTLEGRSVADYGRELGQTWGIGQRDKDNGLVILLGAQEHQVTVQAGAGLRSAITPELTARVIKQDMTPRFKQGNYFAGLRAGLNTLMLAANPDSNPQKNQPAPAASPAPSPTSPELSTAEPGAAAAPISSVPVSAPEPESSGFGLGTLALGALVIGGGIWLLTRLFRRSSAPAGSPAPDFLPNRGTSGGYNQPGYNQAPGRQPAPDFLPNRGSGSGSGVGGMLMTGAAAAAGAYLGNRMASSHDTPHNDQFSPDSPAPHLGYGAAGPATSGGFPALDGPAATDNPAPDYFSEDSGSSSAPDYFSSDESSSYDDPSSGDSGGGGFDDTNDNSGSW; from the coding sequence ATGCCCCGTCTTCTTTTCCTTGTTTGGGCCTTCCTGGCCGCCATCCTGGCTGGCCCGGCCTGGGCTGCGCCGGCCGATGACATTCCGCCCCGCCCCACCCCGTTCCGCTTCGTTACCGACCAGGGCCAGCTGCTGAGCCCGGCCGAGGCCAAAACCCTGGAAGGTGGCCTGCGCCGCTACGCCGATAATACCGGCACCCAGATTGTTGTCGTGACCGTGCCCACGCTCGAGGGCCGCAGCGTAGCCGATTACGGCCGGGAGCTGGGCCAAACCTGGGGCATCGGGCAGCGCGACAAAGACAACGGCCTGGTAATCCTGCTCGGCGCCCAGGAGCACCAGGTCACGGTTCAGGCCGGCGCGGGGCTGCGTTCGGCTATTACGCCCGAACTCACGGCCCGGGTTATCAAGCAGGATATGACGCCGCGCTTCAAGCAGGGTAACTACTTCGCCGGTTTGCGCGCTGGCCTGAACACGCTCATGCTGGCTGCTAACCCCGATTCGAACCCGCAGAAAAACCAGCCGGCGCCGGCCGCTTCTCCCGCCCCCAGCCCGACCAGCCCCGAATTGAGCACCGCTGAACCCGGTGCTGCCGCGGCCCCCATCAGTTCCGTCCCGGTATCGGCCCCCGAGCCGGAGTCGTCGGGCTTCGGCCTGGGCACGCTCGCACTGGGGGCTCTGGTTATCGGCGGTGGTATCTGGTTGCTTACCCGTCTGTTCCGCCGCTCGTCGGCACCGGCCGGTAGTCCCGCCCCCGACTTTTTACCGAACCGCGGCACTAGCGGCGGCTATAATCAGCCGGGCTACAACCAGGCACCCGGCCGCCAGCCGGCCCCGGATTTCTTGCCCAACCGCGGCAGCGGCTCTGGTAGCGGCGTAGGTGGTATGCTCATGACGGGGGCCGCCGCCGCGGCCGGAGCTTACCTGGGCAACCGTATGGCCTCCAGCCACGACACGCCCCACAACGACCAGTTCAGCCCCGATTCGCCGGCTCCGCACCTGGGTTATGGTGCGGCCGGCCCCGCCACCAGCGGCGGTTTCCCGGCCCTGGATGGCCCCGCTGCCACCGATAATCCGGCGCCCGACTACTTTTCTGAAGACTCTGGCTCGAGCTCGGCGCCCGACTACTTTTCATCCGACGAAAGTTCTTCCTACGACGACCCTTCCTCCGGCGACTCCGGTGGGGGTGGCTTCGATGATACCAACGATAACAGCGGCTCCTGGTAG
- a CDS encoding GNAT family N-acetyltransferase, whose translation MLQFQLTPFPVLTTPRLLLRELTPDDAEAIRFFRSDEEFLRYIPREKQPELAQAQAHLRLLAELLASNQGIAWALCRPEQPTELLGTICLWNLQPEHHRAEVGYGLHPHYAGQGLMTEALQAVISYGFDQLRLHSIEAQLDPANAASVSLLRKHGFVQEAYFRENYLFRDKYLDGAVYSLLTPHQE comes from the coding sequence ATGCTGCAGTTCCAGCTTACGCCCTTCCCCGTCCTGACAACGCCGCGCCTGCTGCTGCGCGAGCTTACCCCCGACGATGCGGAAGCCATCCGGTTTTTCCGCTCCGACGAGGAATTTCTGCGCTACATCCCCCGCGAAAAGCAACCGGAGTTAGCCCAGGCCCAGGCCCACTTGCGGCTGCTGGCCGAACTGCTGGCTTCTAATCAGGGCATAGCCTGGGCGCTGTGCCGGCCCGAGCAGCCCACCGAGCTGCTCGGTACCATCTGCCTGTGGAATCTGCAGCCCGAGCACCACCGGGCCGAAGTCGGGTACGGCCTGCACCCCCACTACGCTGGCCAGGGCCTGATGACCGAAGCCCTGCAAGCCGTAATCAGCTACGGTTTCGACCAGCTGCGGCTGCATAGTATCGAGGCGCAGCTTGATCCGGCCAATGCGGCGTCCGTTAGCTTACTGCGCAAGCACGGCTTTGTGCAGGAGGCATACTTCCGGGAAAACTATCTTTTTCGGGATAAGTACCTCGATGGGGCCGTGTATTCGCTGCTAACACCGCACCAGGAGTAG
- a CDS encoding GNAT family N-acetyltransferase produces MIPLITHTPRLTLIAASRALLTAELHKPHYFPILLGAALPADWPPGEYDVEAMRHFLEQLTAGGRTAAGWYGWYALRKATADQPTTLIGAGGFLGPPDAEGTAEIGYSVAADWRGQGLATELVAGLVQQASHTGQVRQLVAHTQPDNLTSQRVLERNGFVAAGTAADGRPRFARPIEPSEPPVSTHLLP; encoded by the coding sequence ATGATTCCGCTCATCACCCACACGCCCCGCCTCACGCTCATTGCCGCCAGCCGGGCCCTGCTCACCGCCGAGCTGCACAAGCCGCACTACTTCCCGATCCTGCTCGGGGCCGCCCTGCCCGCCGACTGGCCCCCGGGGGAGTACGACGTGGAGGCCATGCGCCATTTTCTGGAGCAGCTCACGGCCGGGGGCCGCACCGCGGCGGGCTGGTACGGCTGGTACGCTCTGCGCAAAGCCACTGCCGACCAGCCGACCACGCTTATCGGGGCCGGGGGCTTTCTGGGCCCGCCCGATGCGGAAGGCACGGCCGAAATTGGCTACTCCGTGGCCGCCGACTGGCGCGGGCAGGGCCTGGCCACCGAGCTGGTAGCGGGCCTGGTGCAGCAGGCCAGTCATACGGGCCAGGTGCGGCAGCTGGTAGCTCACACCCAGCCCGACAATCTGACTTCCCAGCGCGTTTTGGAGCGTAACGGCTTTGTAGCAGCCGGTACTGCTGCCGACGGCCGGCCCCGTTTTGCCCGGCCCATCGAGCCCAGTGAGCCGCCGGTGTCCACTCATTTGCTGCCCTAA
- a CDS encoding M28 family metallopeptidase has product MRFTSPLLASGALLLTLLPGCQSRSSDSAATAGQPGTEAPADTVVPASPNDGITAQLIGNHIKVLASDEYQGRKPFTVGEQKATTYLAEEFKKLGLKPGPDGTYFQKVPLVEITGTPAPTMQISGGKQPFALNYKTDYMAFTEQEKEQVALNNSPLVFAGYGVVAPEYGWNDYAGLDVKGKTVVVLVNDPGNAGNDTTMFKGHAMTYYGRWMYKYEEAARQGAAGLLIIHDTKPAAYPWSVVQSSYSGAKLRNQTADKGASKCTLEGWITLDAAKKLFSAAGQNYEEAYTAANQKGFKARPLNLNVSTSITNKLRRQESKNVVAVLPGTTRPDEYIIYSAHWDHLGIGAPVAGDSIYNGAADNASGCAALLAIAQAFQQAKEKPQRSIVFLAVTGEEQGLLGSMYYANHPLFPVRKTVADLNMDDLPNTGPMRDLTVIGYGQSELDEYARAAAKEQGRYIQPDQNADKGYFFRSDHFSFAHVGVPSLYASGTADSWTKGKAYMKKMSEEFEAKHYHQPSDEYSPTADYRGMEWDARLLYSVGSKLANETTFPQWKAGSEFKAIRDKSLAGK; this is encoded by the coding sequence ATGCGCTTCACCTCTCCCCTGCTGGCCTCCGGGGCCCTGCTGCTCACTTTGCTGCCCGGCTGCCAGAGCCGCAGCTCCGACTCTGCCGCCACCGCCGGCCAGCCCGGCACCGAGGCCCCGGCCGACACCGTGGTACCCGCCTCGCCCAACGACGGAATTACGGCCCAGCTGATTGGCAACCACATCAAGGTGCTGGCCTCCGACGAGTACCAGGGCCGCAAGCCCTTCACCGTGGGCGAGCAGAAAGCCACCACCTACCTGGCCGAGGAGTTTAAAAAGCTGGGCCTCAAGCCCGGCCCCGACGGCACCTATTTCCAGAAAGTGCCGCTGGTCGAAATTACCGGTACGCCCGCGCCCACCATGCAGATCAGCGGGGGCAAGCAGCCGTTTGCCCTGAACTACAAGACCGACTACATGGCCTTTACCGAGCAGGAAAAGGAGCAGGTAGCGCTGAATAACTCCCCGCTGGTATTCGCCGGCTACGGCGTGGTGGCCCCCGAATACGGCTGGAACGACTACGCCGGCCTCGACGTGAAAGGCAAAACCGTGGTGGTGCTCGTGAATGACCCCGGCAACGCGGGCAACGACACGACCATGTTCAAGGGCCACGCCATGACGTATTATGGCCGCTGGATGTACAAATACGAGGAAGCCGCCCGCCAGGGCGCCGCCGGCCTGCTCATCATCCACGACACCAAGCCCGCCGCCTACCCCTGGAGCGTGGTGCAAAGCAGCTACTCGGGCGCCAAGCTCCGCAACCAGACCGCCGACAAGGGCGCCAGCAAGTGCACCCTGGAGGGCTGGATAACCCTGGACGCGGCCAAGAAGCTGTTCTCGGCCGCCGGCCAGAACTACGAGGAAGCTTACACCGCCGCCAACCAGAAAGGCTTCAAGGCCCGGCCGCTGAACCTGAACGTGAGTACCAGCATTACCAACAAGCTGCGCCGCCAGGAATCCAAGAACGTGGTGGCCGTGCTGCCCGGCACCACCCGCCCCGACGAGTACATCATCTACTCGGCCCACTGGGACCACCTCGGCATCGGGGCCCCGGTGGCCGGCGACTCTATCTATAACGGGGCCGCCGACAACGCCAGCGGCTGCGCGGCTTTGCTAGCCATTGCCCAGGCCTTCCAGCAAGCCAAGGAAAAGCCCCAGCGCAGTATCGTGTTCCTGGCCGTGACGGGCGAAGAGCAGGGCCTGCTGGGCTCGATGTACTACGCCAACCACCCGTTGTTCCCGGTGCGCAAAACCGTGGCCGACCTCAACATGGACGACCTGCCCAACACCGGCCCCATGCGGGATTTGACGGTTATCGGCTACGGGCAGTCGGAGCTGGATGAGTACGCCCGGGCGGCGGCCAAAGAGCAGGGCCGCTACATTCAGCCCGACCAGAACGCCGACAAGGGCTACTTCTTCCGCTCCGACCACTTCAGCTTTGCCCACGTGGGCGTGCCTTCCCTCTACGCCAGCGGCACCGCCGACAGCTGGACCAAGGGCAAGGCCTACATGAAGAAGATGAGCGAGGAATTCGAAGCCAAGCACTACCACCAGCCCTCCGACGAGTATAGCCCCACCGCCGACTACCGCGGCATGGAGTGGGATGCCCGCCTGCTGTATTCCGTGGGAAGCAAGCTGGCCAATGAAACGACCTTCCCGCAGTGGAAAGCCGGCTCCGAGTTCAAAGCCATCCGCGACAAAAGCCTGGCGGGAAAGTAA
- a CDS encoding M16 family metallopeptidase: protein MHKHFLLLLGFGAVLATAPATAQQQKPAAAPAPAASATGTRLVEKVTRKPGELVIPYEKYLLPNGLTLIVTEDHSDPLVHVDVTYHVGSAREQIGKSGFAHFFEHMMFEGSDHAPQGMFDKVIIGSGGTNNGSTNRDRTNYYETIPNNQLERALWLEADRMGFLLDAVTQPRFEVQRATVKNERGQNYDNRPYGLVSEYVAKTLYPYGHPYSWLTIGYLEDLDRSDVNDLKQFFLRWYGPNNATLTVGGDVKPAEVVALAEKYFGSIQRGPAVQNMKLPEPKLSQDRYVSYQDNVRFPLVQMVFPTVPQNHPDETALDALAEIIGGGKNSLLYKNLIKPQKAVTAVAYHPTAELGGEFTLAARAFPGKGLDSLEIRLRQTLTEFEKRGVKDEDLQRFKASREADLVSSLSSVSGKVSRLAANQTYTGNPNYITVELQRLRALTKADVQRVYGQYIKGKKAVVLSVLPKAAPTQPARPDNFSISKADYKAPADEYKGLTYVKAKDTFDRSKLPGAGANPVVKVPALWQEQFQNGLRVMGSRNPEVPTVNMLLTIRGGHRLEQANPGKAGLAALTATMLNEGSQKYTGEQLADALDRLGSSITVTPGPDNTSVSVQSLTKNLPATLALLEEQLLHPRFDAADFARVKKQALEAIANQSTQPTVIANNTYNALLYGPGDIMSVPVGGTTSTMQSLTLDDVKQFYQQYYGPDLSHLVIVGDVDQKDVVSKLGFLKNWGRKGLTLPAGNPNPQPDKTRIYFVNKPDAAQSEIRIGYLALPYDATGEYYRAYLANYLLGGEFTSRINRNLREEKGYTYGAYSGFRGSRYVGPFTAQAGVRADATTASLVEFEKELKNFTTGISDDELQTLKTSVGQSDALKYETGQQKAAFLARLLEYDLTPDFVQQQNAILQSLKKEDVQATAQKYLPVDKMYIVVVGDRNKVFPDITTLGYDIVEMDAEGNRLTKAIPAAGTVSATAAAPAAEGQDVKKAKSKTKDEDGRKAKRKLKKDEDGTKVKEKAE, encoded by the coding sequence ATGCACAAACACTTCCTTCTCCTGCTGGGCTTTGGGGCCGTCCTGGCCACGGCTCCGGCCACCGCCCAGCAGCAAAAGCCCGCCGCGGCTCCGGCCCCGGCCGCCTCCGCTACCGGCACCCGCCTCGTCGAAAAAGTAACCCGCAAGCCCGGCGAGCTGGTCATTCCCTACGAAAAGTACCTGCTGCCTAACGGCCTCACGCTGATTGTAACCGAAGACCACTCCGACCCGCTGGTGCATGTGGACGTGACCTACCACGTGGGCTCAGCCCGGGAGCAGATCGGCAAGTCGGGCTTTGCCCACTTCTTCGAGCACATGATGTTTGAGGGCTCCGACCATGCCCCCCAGGGCATGTTCGACAAAGTTATTATCGGCTCGGGCGGCACCAACAACGGCAGCACCAACCGGGACCGGACCAACTACTACGAAACCATCCCGAATAACCAGCTGGAGCGGGCCCTGTGGCTGGAAGCCGACCGCATGGGCTTTTTGCTCGATGCCGTAACGCAGCCGCGCTTTGAGGTGCAGCGGGCCACGGTGAAAAACGAGCGGGGCCAGAACTACGACAACCGCCCCTACGGCCTGGTGAGCGAGTACGTGGCCAAAACCCTCTACCCCTACGGCCACCCCTACAGCTGGCTCACCATCGGCTACCTCGAAGACCTGGACCGCTCCGACGTGAACGACCTGAAGCAGTTTTTCCTGCGCTGGTACGGCCCCAACAACGCCACCCTGACCGTGGGCGGCGACGTGAAGCCGGCCGAGGTGGTGGCCCTGGCCGAGAAGTACTTCGGCAGCATCCAGCGCGGGCCGGCCGTGCAGAACATGAAGCTGCCCGAGCCCAAGCTGAGCCAGGACCGCTACGTGAGCTACCAGGACAACGTGCGCTTTCCGCTGGTGCAGATGGTCTTCCCGACCGTGCCCCAGAACCACCCCGACGAAACCGCCCTCGACGCCCTGGCCGAAATCATCGGGGGCGGCAAGAACTCCCTGCTCTACAAAAACCTGATTAAACCCCAGAAGGCCGTAACGGCGGTGGCCTACCACCCCACGGCCGAGTTGGGCGGTGAGTTTACCCTGGCCGCCCGGGCCTTCCCCGGCAAGGGCCTCGACAGCCTCGAAATCCGCCTGCGCCAGACCCTGACCGAGTTTGAGAAGCGCGGGGTGAAAGACGAGGATTTGCAGCGCTTCAAGGCCAGCCGGGAAGCCGACCTGGTGAGCAGCCTGAGCAGCGTGAGCGGCAAAGTGAGCCGCCTGGCCGCCAACCAGACCTATACCGGCAACCCCAACTATATCACCGTGGAGCTGCAGCGCCTGCGGGCCCTGACCAAGGCCGACGTGCAGCGGGTGTACGGGCAGTACATCAAGGGCAAAAAGGCCGTGGTGCTGAGCGTGCTGCCCAAAGCTGCCCCCACCCAGCCCGCCCGGCCCGACAACTTCAGCATCAGCAAGGCCGACTACAAAGCCCCGGCCGACGAGTACAAAGGCCTGACCTACGTGAAGGCCAAGGACACGTTTGACCGCAGCAAACTGCCCGGCGCCGGCGCCAACCCCGTGGTGAAAGTGCCCGCCCTGTGGCAGGAGCAGTTCCAGAACGGCCTGCGGGTGATGGGCAGCCGCAACCCCGAAGTGCCCACCGTGAATATGCTGCTCACCATCCGGGGCGGCCACCGCCTGGAGCAGGCTAATCCGGGTAAAGCTGGTTTGGCGGCCCTCACGGCTACCATGCTCAACGAAGGCAGCCAGAAGTACACCGGCGAGCAGCTGGCCGACGCCCTGGACCGCCTCGGCAGCTCCATTACCGTGACGCCCGGCCCCGACAACACCTCAGTGAGCGTGCAGAGCCTGACCAAAAACCTGCCCGCCACCCTGGCCCTGCTGGAAGAGCAGCTGCTGCACCCGCGCTTCGATGCGGCCGACTTTGCCCGCGTCAAGAAGCAGGCCCTGGAAGCCATTGCCAACCAGAGCACCCAGCCCACCGTCATTGCCAACAACACCTACAACGCCCTGCTCTACGGCCCCGGCGACATCATGAGCGTGCCCGTGGGCGGCACCACCAGCACGATGCAGAGCCTCACGCTCGACGACGTGAAGCAGTTTTACCAGCAGTACTACGGCCCCGATTTGTCCCACCTGGTGATTGTGGGCGACGTGGACCAGAAGGACGTGGTCAGCAAGCTGGGCTTCCTCAAGAACTGGGGCCGCAAGGGCCTGACCCTGCCCGCCGGCAACCCCAACCCCCAGCCCGACAAAACCCGCATCTACTTCGTCAATAAGCCCGACGCCGCCCAGTCCGAAATCCGCATTGGCTACCTGGCCCTGCCCTACGACGCCACCGGGGAATACTACCGGGCGTATCTGGCCAACTACCTGCTCGGCGGCGAGTTTACCAGCCGCATCAACCGCAACCTGCGCGAGGAGAAGGGCTACACCTACGGGGCCTACTCCGGCTTCCGGGGCAGCCGCTACGTGGGCCCGTTTACGGCCCAGGCCGGCGTGCGGGCCGATGCTACCACGGCTTCTTTGGTCGAGTTTGAGAAGGAGCTCAAGAACTTCACCACCGGCATCAGCGACGACGAGCTCCAAACCCTCAAGACCTCGGTGGGCCAGAGCGACGCGCTGAAGTACGAAACCGGCCAGCAAAAAGCCGCCTTCCTGGCCCGCCTGCTCGAGTACGACCTCACCCCCGACTTCGTGCAGCAGCAGAACGCCATCCTGCAAAGCCTGAAGAAGGAAGACGTGCAGGCCACGGCCCAGAAATACCTGCCCGTGGATAAGATGTACATCGTGGTGGTCGGGGACCGGAACAAGGTGTTCCCCGACATTACCACCCTGGGCTACGACATCGTGGAAATGGACGCCGAGGGCAACCGCCTCACCAAGGCCATACCCGCCGCCGGCACTGTGTCGGCGACGGCGGCCGCCCCGGCCGCGGAGGGTCAGGACGTGAAGAAGGCCAAGTCCAAGACCAAGGATGAGGACGGCCGCAAAGCCAAGCGCAAGCTCAAAAAGGACGAGGACGGCACCAAGGTGAAGGAAAAGGCCGAGTAA
- a CDS encoding BamA/TamA family outer membrane protein, which produces MSYSSIGRRWWAAVGLLCASLSAAAQVPAADSLPALTTRPTHDIVDAYRSVFPRTHVTAHDSLALQQGGKFVWLIPTISYTQQTRGLVQLTGNVLFRRPEANLSALTAVLSYTQNKQLIFTATPAVWSKGNRLYWVGDWRLMHYPQSTYGLGMHTTTDRAVTMDYQYLRFYQSVLRRVGPNLYAGLGFSLDDHWDIESRTPRRELTRISSYPYGITGRSISAGPTLSVLYDSRANAINPLGGVYLNTVLRANTQSLGSNRSYQTLLVDARRYLRLSPRTTDVLAFWSYNALTLHGNPPFLDLPSTGWDTFSNLGRGFIQGRFRGKNLLYAEAEYRFGITRNHLLGGVVFGNAQTVSEDLHLESGSLASQFDRVMPAVGAGMRLNLNKVSRTNLSVDYGIGADGSKGLVVNLGEVF; this is translated from the coding sequence GTGTCATATTCTTCGATTGGGCGGCGCTGGTGGGCAGCAGTGGGGCTACTCTGCGCTTCGCTGAGCGCCGCCGCCCAGGTGCCCGCCGCCGACAGCCTCCCGGCCCTGACGACCCGGCCCACCCACGACATTGTGGACGCCTACCGCTCGGTTTTTCCCCGCACCCACGTCACCGCCCACGACTCGCTGGCCCTGCAGCAGGGTGGCAAGTTCGTCTGGCTCATTCCGACCATCAGCTACACCCAGCAAACCCGCGGCCTGGTGCAGCTCACCGGCAATGTGCTGTTTCGGCGGCCGGAAGCCAACCTCTCGGCCCTGACGGCGGTGCTGAGCTACACCCAGAACAAGCAGCTCATTTTCACGGCCACGCCCGCCGTCTGGAGCAAGGGTAACCGCCTGTACTGGGTCGGCGACTGGCGGCTGATGCACTACCCCCAGAGCACCTACGGCCTGGGCATGCACACCACCACCGACCGGGCCGTGACGATGGACTACCAGTACCTGCGCTTCTACCAGAGCGTGCTGCGCCGGGTGGGACCCAACCTCTACGCCGGCCTGGGCTTCAGCCTCGATGACCACTGGGACATTGAAAGCCGCACCCCGCGCCGGGAGCTGACCCGCATTTCGAGCTACCCCTACGGCATTACGGGCCGCTCCATTTCGGCCGGGCCCACCCTGAGTGTGCTCTACGACAGCCGGGCCAACGCCATTAACCCCCTCGGCGGCGTGTACCTCAATACCGTGCTGCGGGCCAACACCCAAAGCCTGGGCAGCAACCGCAGCTACCAGACCCTGCTCGTGGATGCCCGCCGCTACCTGCGCCTCTCGCCCCGCACCACCGACGTGCTGGCCTTCTGGTCGTACAACGCCCTGACGTTGCACGGCAACCCGCCCTTTTTGGATTTGCCCAGCACCGGCTGGGACACGTTCAGCAACCTGGGCCGGGGCTTTATCCAGGGCCGGTTCCGGGGCAAAAACCTGCTCTACGCCGAGGCCGAGTACCGCTTCGGCATCACCCGCAACCACTTGCTGGGCGGCGTGGTTTTCGGCAACGCCCAAACCGTGTCGGAAGATCTGCACCTGGAGTCGGGCAGCCTGGCCAGCCAGTTCGACCGGGTGATGCCCGCCGTGGGTGCCGGCATGCGCCTGAACCTGAACAAAGTGTCGCGCACCAACCTGTCCGTGGACTACGGCATCGGCGCCGACGGCTCCAAGGGCCTCGTGGTCAACCTGGGGGAGGTCTTTTAG